From a region of the Labrus mixtus chromosome 5, fLabMix1.1, whole genome shotgun sequence genome:
- the LOC132974955 gene encoding interleukin-17A-like has protein sequence MEQLQLLRVFPLVLLALHQSLSMPLGSQCVDESFCTYNLQDYYSQLVNMPSHINERSIATWTYVENIDLNRVPQVIHEASCHTSHSCRGLDNTFGLESIPVSLRMPVLRKNPSCFPTASYSLEFELITIACICAISRHS, from the exons ATGGAACAGCTCCAG cttCTGCGTGTCTTTCCACTGGTCCTGCTGGCCCTACACCAGTCTCTGTCCATGCCGCTGGGCAGTCAGTGTGTGGACGAGTCCTTCTGCACGTACAACCTGCAGGACTACTACAGCCAGCTAGTCAACATGCCCAGCCACATCAACGAGCGCAGCATCGCAACCTGGACCTACGT GGAGAACATAGACCTGAACCGAGTCCCTCAGGTCATACATGAGGCCAGCTGCCACACCAGCCACTCCTGCAGGGGACTCGACAACACTTTCGGTCTGGAGTCCATCCCCGTGTCCCTGAGGATGCCCGTCCTCAGGAAAAACCCCAGCTGCTTCCCCACTGCCAGCTACTCTCTGGAGTTTGAGCTCATCACCATTGCTTGTATATGTGCCATCTCCAGGCACAGCTAA